A window from uncultured Desulfobacter sp. encodes these proteins:
- a CDS encoding type I restriction enzyme HsdR N-terminal domain-containing protein has product MSDNSHHLILGELVDFLSGKTITDTHDERYRQQIARHLVNDLGFDKSDIEAGRPINLQTGDRSAVVTADFLIFRNKRAVMMINYAPGSLVTRRLPTLALSRLIFDYQIPWVVVTNGQDAELISGKTGKVQGEGMSAIPGPDHQLITTLPDEFEPVSAKRRSQAEKIAFACLVDGSCMVENYCDEC; this is encoded by the coding sequence ATGAGTGACAATTCCCATCACCTGATTTTAGGTGAACTGGTTGACTTCTTAAGCGGCAAAACCATTACGGATACCCATGATGAACGGTACCGCCAGCAAATAGCCCGGCATCTGGTAAACGACCTGGGGTTTGATAAATCCGACATTGAGGCGGGCCGGCCAATCAACCTCCAGACCGGTGACCGTAGTGCTGTCGTGACGGCTGATTTTCTGATTTTCAGGAATAAACGCGCTGTGATGATGATCAATTATGCCCCGGGGTCCCTTGTGACCCGGCGCTTGCCGACCCTGGCATTGTCCCGGCTGATTTTTGATTACCAGATCCCTTGGGTGGTGGTGACCAATGGCCAGGATGCGGAACTGATTTCAGGCAAAACAGGAAAGGTCCAAGGGGAGGGGATGTCTGCCATTCCCGGACCCGACCATCAGCTCATAACCACTTTACCGGATGAATTTGAACCGGTATCCGCCAAGCGGCGTAGTCAGGCAGAAAAGATCGCTTTTGCCTGTCTGGTGGACGGATCGTGTATGGTGGAAAACTATTGTGACGAATGCTGA
- a CDS encoding PEP-CTERM sorting domain-containing protein, with translation MKKFLLLVGFLLIIGIAGRASAVTVQNASFEQSDLNGWTISSASYVSAAESIYYTNSGTTYWATDSDYFAQLEGGDAYIYQALSWSAGDTISFDLNFLNLDSPDADYGFFGILDLTAYLAASSTGSITNYTIEYITIGGTSGSGGTSTGWSSYSYTFTFDSTSDYAIIFSVDSSESGGSFYAPTLLVDNITTTTVPEPASLFLLATGLLSIAGIGRKLWHPSAK, from the coding sequence ATGAAAAAGTTTTTGCTTTTAGTTGGATTTTTACTGATTATTGGGATTGCTGGCCGGGCATCTGCTGTAACTGTCCAAAATGCCAGTTTTGAACAATCTGATTTAAATGGTTGGACGATTAGCTCCGCAAGTTATGTTTCGGCTGCTGAAAGTATTTATTACACTAATAGTGGCACAACCTATTGGGCAACGGATTCTGATTATTTTGCACAATTAGAAGGTGGTGATGCTTACATCTATCAGGCATTGAGTTGGTCTGCAGGGGATACTATTTCATTTGATTTGAATTTTTTAAATCTTGATAGCCCAGACGCCGACTATGGGTTTTTTGGCATTCTTGATCTCACCGCATATTTAGCAGCATCGTCAACAGGTTCAATAACAAATTATACAATAGAATATATAACAATAGGTGGGACATCAGGTAGCGGCGGAACGTCAACCGGTTGGAGTTCCTATTCCTATACGTTTACGTTTGATTCAACATCAGACTACGCCATCATCTTCAGTGTAGACAGTAGTGAGAGCGGCGGTTCTTTTTATGCGCCGACATTACTTGTCGATAACATAACAACAACCACGGTACCGGAACCTGCCTCACTGTTTCTTTTGGCTACCGGTCTCCTTTCAATCGCGGGGATTGGTAGAAAGTTATGGCATCCATCAGCCAAGTGA
- a CDS encoding acyltransferase: MNAIKKYIKKGVTGMLDFLPSPVKGALSFIGFLLNTIFLTVPLILTSILKFVIPFKGMIVLLDKFLIWLATLWISINGLNCALFNKIEWQVNGLTRLKKKDWYLVISNHQSWVDILVLQKIFNRKIPMLKFFLKKELIWVPFLGLAWWALDFPFMKRYSKKFLEANPHLKGKDLERTRKACEKFKHTPVSVMNFVEGTRFTPEKHERQNSPFDRLLLPRAGGIAFVLGSMGEYLHNIVNVAIAYPGGVPTFWDYISGKTKQIIVDVDVFPVSEQLIGDYFSNDEYKQQFCNWLNQIWQEKDKKLKKLLVGGPDDQTIGIADGDVVQ; the protein is encoded by the coding sequence ATGAATGCCATAAAAAAATATATAAAAAAGGGTGTAACAGGCATGCTGGATTTTCTTCCCTCCCCGGTTAAGGGGGCGCTTTCATTCATTGGATTTTTACTCAACACCATTTTTTTAACTGTGCCGTTGATTTTAACTTCTATTTTAAAGTTTGTTATACCCTTTAAGGGGATGATTGTATTGCTCGACAAATTCCTTATCTGGCTTGCAACCCTGTGGATCAGTATCAACGGCCTTAATTGTGCGCTGTTCAATAAAATAGAGTGGCAGGTGAACGGGTTGACCCGGCTGAAAAAAAAGGACTGGTATCTTGTCATCTCCAACCATCAGTCCTGGGTGGATATTCTGGTACTGCAAAAAATTTTTAACCGTAAAATTCCCATGCTGAAATTTTTTCTGAAAAAAGAGCTGATATGGGTACCGTTTTTAGGGCTTGCCTGGTGGGCGCTGGATTTTCCGTTCATGAAACGGTATTCAAAAAAATTTCTTGAAGCCAATCCCCACCTGAAGGGAAAAGATCTGGAAAGGACGCGCAAGGCATGTGAAAAATTCAAGCACACCCCGGTGTCGGTGATGAATTTTGTGGAAGGCACCCGGTTTACCCCGGAAAAACATGAACGCCAGAACTCACCCTTTGACCGGCTCCTTTTGCCCCGGGCAGGCGGTATCGCCTTTGTGCTCGGCTCCATGGGCGAATACCTGCACAATATTGTTAATGTCGCTATTGCTTACCCAGGCGGTGTGCCGACCTTCTGGGATTATATTTCAGGCAAAACCAAACAGATCATTGTGGACGTAGATGTATTTCCTGTAAGTGAGCAACTGATCGGGGATTACTTTAGCAATGATGAGTATAAGCAACAATTCTGTAATTGGCTTAACCAGATCTGGCAGGAAAAGGACAAAAAACTGAAAAAACTGCTTGTAGGGGGACCAGACGACCAAACCATCGGCATAGCCGATGGTGATGTGGTCCAGTAA